The proteins below come from a single Mycolicibacterium sp. TY81 genomic window:
- a CDS encoding NAD-dependent epimerase/dehydratase family protein — MRVLVTGGTGFVGGWSAKAIADKGHSVRFLVRNAARLQTSVAQLGVDVSDHVVGDITDRDSVLRALDGCDAVLHAAALVATDPNQAAQMLSTNMDGARNVLGGAVELGLDPIIHVSSITALFNPDVDKLEADLPVFGGTDGYGRSKAQVEIYARGMQDAGAPVNITYPGMVMGPPVGNQFGEAGEGVAQALQLGAIPGRSAAWTVVDGRDLAELHAALLEPGKGPRRYMAGGHRIPVDELARLLSEVGDKTMFSVPVPDTVLRLAGQVLDRLGPLLPFQTPFTEAAMQYYTQMPDSDDTPSERELGVTYRDPRITLADTVAGLRKLNH, encoded by the coding sequence ATGCGGGTGCTGGTCACGGGCGGGACCGGGTTCGTCGGTGGTTGGAGTGCGAAAGCCATTGCGGACAAGGGGCATTCGGTCCGGTTCCTGGTGCGCAACGCGGCTCGGTTGCAGACCAGCGTGGCCCAATTGGGCGTCGACGTCTCTGACCACGTGGTCGGCGACATCACCGATCGCGACTCGGTGCTGCGCGCGCTGGACGGGTGCGACGCCGTGCTGCACGCCGCGGCGCTGGTCGCCACCGATCCGAACCAGGCGGCGCAGATGCTGAGCACCAACATGGACGGTGCGCGCAACGTACTGGGCGGCGCCGTGGAACTGGGCCTTGATCCGATCATTCACGTCTCGAGCATCACCGCGCTGTTCAATCCCGACGTGGACAAGCTCGAGGCCGACCTTCCGGTGTTCGGCGGCACCGACGGCTACGGACGGTCCAAAGCCCAGGTCGAGATCTACGCCCGCGGCATGCAGGACGCCGGGGCGCCGGTGAACATCACCTACCCCGGCATGGTCATGGGCCCGCCGGTCGGCAACCAGTTCGGCGAGGCCGGCGAAGGCGTGGCGCAGGCACTTCAACTCGGCGCGATTCCCGGCCGCAGCGCGGCCTGGACGGTGGTCGACGGTCGGGATCTGGCCGAGCTCCACGCGGCGTTGCTGGAGCCGGGCAAGGGACCCCGCCGCTACATGGCCGGCGGCCATCGCATTCCGGTGGACGAGCTGGCTCGGTTGTTGAGCGAAGTCGGCGACAAGACCATGTTCTCCGTTCCGGTTCCCGACACGGTGCTGCGGCTGGCCGGCCAGGTACTTGATCGGCTGGGACCATTGCTGCCGTTCCAGACGCCGTTCACCGAAGCCGCGATGCAGTACTACACCCAGATGCCCGACTCGGACGACACCCCGAGCGAGCGCGAACTCGGTGTCACCTATCGCGATCCGCGCATCACCTTGGCCGACACCGTCGCCGGCCTTCGTAAGCTGAACCACTGA
- a CDS encoding zinc ribbon domain-containing protein YjdM — translation MTETAATPPCPGCTSEYTYESGALYACPMCGHEWADGDAGDADAGRVVRDAVGNVLADGDSVTLVKSVKVSGGGGGAIKVGTKVRGITLITDGVGDHDIDANVPGFGRLQLKSSVVKKSS, via the coding sequence ATGACAGAGACAGCAGCGACGCCCCCGTGCCCAGGGTGTACGAGCGAGTACACCTACGAATCCGGTGCGTTGTACGCGTGTCCCATGTGCGGCCACGAGTGGGCTGACGGTGATGCCGGCGACGCCGATGCCGGGCGAGTGGTGAGGGACGCTGTGGGCAACGTGCTCGCCGACGGCGACAGCGTCACGCTCGTGAAAAGCGTCAAGGTGTCGGGCGGCGGTGGCGGTGCGATCAAGGTGGGCACCAAGGTCCGAGGCATCACGCTCATCACCGACGGCGTCGGCGACCACGACATCGACGCAAACGTGCCCGGTTTCGGGCGTCTGCAGCTCAAGTCGAGCGTGGTCAAGAAGTCGTCCTGA
- a CDS encoding MoxR family ATPase, with protein MTLPRMQPDQGAIAEARAIVGAVASAFSHQVVGQEHLRETMLVSLLGGGHLLIESVPGLAKTTAARVLAASVGGSFRRIQCTPDLLPSDIIGTQIFEADTNTFTTQLGPVHANIVLLDEVNRSSAKTQSAMLEAMEERQTTIAGVEYPIPEPFLVIATQNPVDQEGTYPLSEAQTDRFMLKELVQYPSITDEIEIIDRMDAGRYDRARHPAPVVSLDDVRRVQEIVRSVHLDRALVAYASRLVDVTRSPAQHLPSHLARLVEYGASPRATIAFCRAARALAVIHDRGHVVPEDISMLAHRVLRHRLILGFEAASARITPDAVVDAVLQTVPVP; from the coding sequence ATGACACTACCCCGAATGCAACCCGACCAGGGCGCCATCGCCGAGGCGAGAGCCATCGTCGGCGCCGTGGCGTCGGCGTTCTCCCATCAGGTCGTGGGCCAGGAGCACCTGCGTGAGACGATGCTCGTCTCACTGCTCGGTGGCGGTCACCTGCTGATCGAGAGCGTTCCCGGTCTCGCCAAGACCACCGCGGCGCGCGTTCTTGCCGCGTCTGTCGGTGGCAGCTTCCGCCGCATCCAGTGCACGCCGGACCTGTTGCCCAGCGACATCATCGGCACGCAGATCTTCGAGGCCGACACCAACACGTTCACCACCCAACTGGGCCCGGTGCACGCCAACATCGTGTTGCTCGACGAGGTCAACCGCTCGAGCGCCAAGACGCAGAGCGCCATGCTCGAAGCGATGGAGGAACGTCAGACCACGATCGCCGGCGTCGAATACCCGATACCCGAGCCGTTTCTCGTCATCGCCACCCAGAACCCCGTCGACCAGGAAGGCACCTATCCCCTGTCGGAGGCCCAGACCGACCGCTTCATGCTCAAAGAGCTCGTGCAATATCCGTCGATCACGGACGAGATCGAGATCATCGACCGCATGGACGCCGGGCGGTACGACCGCGCCCGTCATCCGGCCCCCGTGGTCTCGCTCGACGACGTCCGGCGGGTGCAGGAGATCGTCCGCTCGGTCCACCTCGATCGCGCGCTCGTCGCGTACGCGAGCCGACTGGTCGACGTCACGCGCAGCCCCGCCCAACACCTACCGTCGCACCTCGCCCGACTCGTCGAATACGGCGCGAGCCCCCGCGCAACCATCGCCTTCTGCCGCGCCGCACGCGCGCTCGCCGTCATCCACGACCGCGGACACGTTGTGCCCGAGGATATTTCGATGCTCGCACACCGCGTGCTGCGGCATCGGCTGATCCTCGGTTTCGAGGCCGCGAGCGCGCGGATCACGCCTGACGCAGTGGTCGACGCGGTACTGCAGACGGTCCCGGTGCCGTGA
- a CDS encoding VWA domain-containing protein, which yields MELTWRIAAIIGCVALAACVAVAVLWPHRQRPGDLRPLANTGRLTRLPEYRRAQRRNTISVWSAVVLLVVGFGAAVVATARPTGLPTLDRRSEAAAPQDIMICVGAPVSDSPVNATLQFFADAAREYRTERIGLTSANRRVVPLTRDYQYVAAELTAYGRQIKRSDARPFVAPVRYTGYTPNIEDLLALCMTGFPPAAKGTATRRSLIYVGPDASSGEAGRLFDGTALRDLAATSKIQVNALIVGADGGTVSGLVHDTGGRSHPATDIGASLRDITRHPPPADRTNVAATPTETPDIALVVALLAACGAAWWRRRSTEHAGWRTWRWAGFGLTVVLLIAAGTRPAIGATPPPPQTAGALEPSVFLVVDRSADMAAPGPDGRSRAAEASADIAQLIDRYPTARFAVVGFASGPAVEWPLSADAWSLKPVATAPVTYPTSEPAHTDAGAASTVLRYQLLSAAQQYPDAKNLVYYLGAGTPESATPQREFDLPEGVVAGGAVIGYGDDAVPSLRAVAEQIGVPYVPRPAAGLPPEALTDVARPVQSPIGSGHSGTELYWALSGLAAMLLLIELFLTLREAARTRLDRVRL from the coding sequence ATGGAGCTGACCTGGCGGATTGCGGCGATCATCGGGTGCGTCGCGCTGGCGGCGTGCGTGGCGGTGGCCGTGCTCTGGCCACACCGCCAGCGTCCCGGCGATCTCAGACCGCTCGCCAACACCGGCCGCCTGACACGGCTGCCCGAATACCGCCGGGCACAACGCCGGAACACGATCTCGGTGTGGTCCGCCGTCGTGCTCCTCGTGGTGGGTTTCGGTGCCGCCGTCGTGGCCACGGCACGACCCACGGGACTGCCCACGCTCGATCGCCGGTCCGAAGCCGCTGCGCCGCAGGACATCATGATCTGCGTCGGCGCCCCGGTCTCCGATTCCCCCGTCAACGCGACGCTGCAGTTCTTCGCCGATGCGGCCCGGGAGTACCGCACCGAGCGGATCGGGCTGACGTCTGCCAATCGCCGTGTCGTCCCGTTGACCCGGGACTACCAGTACGTGGCCGCGGAGCTCACCGCCTATGGTCGGCAGATCAAGCGCAGCGACGCCAGACCGTTCGTCGCGCCCGTCCGCTACACCGGCTACACCCCGAACATCGAAGACCTCCTCGCGCTGTGCATGACCGGGTTCCCGCCGGCCGCCAAGGGCACGGCGACGCGCAGGTCACTCATCTACGTCGGGCCAGACGCTTCGAGCGGAGAGGCCGGCCGGCTGTTCGACGGCACCGCGCTTCGAGACCTGGCTGCCACCAGCAAGATCCAGGTGAACGCACTCATCGTCGGCGCCGATGGGGGCACCGTTTCCGGCCTCGTGCACGACACCGGCGGCAGGTCGCACCCTGCCACTGATATCGGTGCGTCGTTGCGCGACATCACCCGCCATCCGCCCCCGGCCGATCGGACGAACGTCGCCGCCACACCGACAGAGACTCCGGACATCGCACTCGTGGTCGCCCTGCTCGCCGCCTGCGGTGCCGCATGGTGGCGACGGCGAAGCACCGAACACGCCGGCTGGCGGACGTGGCGCTGGGCCGGATTCGGCCTGACCGTGGTGCTGTTGATCGCCGCCGGCACGCGCCCGGCGATCGGGGCGACACCCCCGCCGCCCCAGACCGCAGGCGCGCTCGAGCCGAGTGTCTTCCTGGTCGTCGACCGCTCGGCGGACATGGCGGCACCGGGACCCGACGGCCGCTCACGCGCGGCCGAGGCGAGTGCCGACATCGCGCAACTGATCGACCGCTATCCGACCGCGCGGTTCGCCGTCGTCGGATTCGCGTCCGGCCCAGCAGTGGAATGGCCGCTCTCGGCCGACGCGTGGAGTCTGAAGCCGGTCGCGACGGCTCCCGTCACCTACCCCACATCGGAACCGGCACATACCGACGCCGGCGCGGCAAGTACGGTGCTGCGCTACCAGCTGCTCAGCGCAGCCCAGCAATACCCGGACGCCAAGAACCTCGTGTATTACCTCGGCGCGGGGACACCGGAATCCGCCACTCCGCAAAGGGAATTCGATCTACCGGAAGGTGTGGTCGCCGGCGGGGCCGTGATCGGTTACGGCGACGACGCGGTCCCCTCGCTACGGGCCGTTGCCGAGCAGATCGGGGTGCCGTATGTGCCGCGGCCCGCGGCCGGGCTGCCGCCCGAGGCGCTCACCGACGTCGCCCGCCCCGTCCAATCGCCCATCGGCTCGGGTCACAGTGGAACGGAACTCTACTGGGCGCTCTCAGGGCTCGCCGCCATGCTGCTTCTCATCGAACTGTTCCTGACGTTGCGGGAAGCGGCCCGCACCCGACTGGACCGGGTACGACTGTGA
- a CDS encoding SDR family oxidoreductase, protein MTGIAGKVVAITGASSGIGEATARLLAERGAVVVLGARRGARLDELGGAIRAAGGQVVTCPTDVTHRADVDALVAAAVDAFGRLDVLVSNAGIGKIGPVADLDTDGWSQMIDVNLRGVLHGIAAALPVFRRQGAGHFITTVSTAGLKVVPGQAVYAATKNAVRTLMEGLRQESTDGVVRTTSISPGFVRTELDAAIDDPALRDQIRRNMDDFGLPPDAVARAIAFAMEQPHDVEIGDITIRPTVQG, encoded by the coding sequence ATGACCGGTATCGCAGGCAAAGTCGTCGCCATCACGGGCGCCAGCAGTGGCATTGGCGAAGCAACAGCCCGGCTGCTCGCCGAACGGGGCGCGGTGGTGGTTCTCGGCGCCCGCCGGGGTGCCCGGCTCGACGAGTTGGGCGGTGCGATCCGCGCCGCCGGCGGGCAGGTCGTCACGTGCCCGACCGATGTGACACACCGGGCCGACGTCGACGCACTGGTGGCCGCCGCGGTGGACGCGTTCGGTCGGCTGGATGTGCTGGTGAGTAATGCCGGGATCGGCAAGATCGGTCCGGTCGCCGACCTGGACACCGACGGCTGGTCGCAGATGATCGACGTCAACCTGCGCGGCGTGCTCCACGGCATCGCCGCGGCGCTACCGGTGTTCCGGCGACAGGGTGCCGGGCACTTCATCACGACGGTGTCCACAGCAGGGCTGAAAGTCGTTCCGGGGCAGGCGGTTTACGCGGCCACGAAGAATGCGGTGCGAACCCTGATGGAAGGTCTGCGGCAGGAGTCGACGGACGGCGTCGTACGAACGACGTCGATATCGCCGGGCTTCGTCCGCACCGAGCTCGACGCCGCGATCGACGATCCCGCCCTTCGCGACCAGATTCGTCGCAACATGGATGACTTCGGGCTGCCGCCGGACGCGGTCGCCCGCGCGATCGCCTTCGCCATGGAGCAGCCGCACGACGTCGAGATCGGGGACATCACCATCCGTCCGACTGTGCAGGGTTAG
- a CDS encoding cysteine hydrolase family protein encodes MSDTALLIIDMFNDYRHEDGEELAANVAEILDPLHRLLTAARSHPGVDVLYVNDNHEDFSVGGEGIVDVALSGSHPELVKPLVPAQGSTFLTKVRHSVFYATALDYLLRQRGVTRLILTGQVTEQCILYSALDGYLRHYDVIVPPDAVAHIDPQLGDAALKMMRRNMGAEIIESTRCLP; translated from the coding sequence ATGAGTGACACCGCTCTGTTGATCATCGACATGTTCAACGACTACCGGCACGAAGACGGTGAGGAACTTGCGGCGAATGTCGCCGAGATTCTCGATCCGTTGCACCGGCTGCTGACGGCGGCCCGATCACACCCGGGTGTGGACGTCCTGTACGTCAACGACAACCATGAAGATTTCAGCGTCGGCGGCGAAGGCATCGTCGACGTCGCGTTGTCCGGGAGCCATCCCGAGCTCGTCAAGCCGCTGGTGCCGGCACAGGGCAGCACCTTTCTGACCAAGGTGCGGCACAGCGTCTTCTACGCCACCGCCCTCGACTACCTGCTGCGGCAGCGTGGCGTCACCAGGCTGATCCTGACGGGTCAGGTCACCGAACAGTGCATTCTCTACAGCGCCCTCGACGGGTACCTGCGGCACTACGACGTCATCGTCCCACCCGACGCGGTCGCGCACATCGACCCGCAACTCGGTGACGCGGCGCTGAAGATGATGCGGCGCAACATGGGCGCCGAGATCATCGAATCCACGCGGTGTCTGCCCTGA
- a CDS encoding zinc-dependent alcohol dehydrogenase, protein MKAVTWHGRRDVRVDTVPDPEIEAPTDAIIEVTSTNICGSDLHLYEVLGAFMHEGDILGHEPMGIVREVGSDVDGLAVGDRVVVPFQISCGHCYMCGRQLYTQCETTQVRDHGKGAALFGYSELYGQIPGGQAEYLRVPQAQFTHIKVPEGPPDSRFVYLSDVLPTAWQAVAYADIPDGGSVTVLGLGPIGDMCARIAEHLGYRVIAVDRVPERLARASVRGIHTVDLDTVDGSIGDTIRALTDGRGTDSVIDAVGMEAHGSPVAQALQRMTATLPDMVAKPMMQNFGVDRLHALYSAIDIVRRGGTISLIGVYGGMSDPLPMMTLFDKQIQLRMGQANVKRWVDDILPLLGDDDPLGVDTFASHVLPLDDAPHAYDIFQKKTDGAVKVMLKP, encoded by the coding sequence GTGAAGGCAGTTACCTGGCATGGCCGACGAGACGTCCGAGTCGACACCGTGCCCGACCCGGAGATCGAAGCGCCCACCGACGCCATCATCGAAGTCACCTCGACCAACATCTGCGGATCGGATCTGCACCTGTACGAGGTGCTCGGGGCGTTCATGCACGAGGGTGACATTCTCGGGCACGAACCCATGGGCATCGTTCGCGAGGTCGGCAGCGACGTCGACGGGTTGGCGGTCGGTGACCGGGTCGTCGTGCCGTTCCAGATTTCCTGCGGGCACTGCTACATGTGCGGCCGGCAGCTCTACACCCAGTGCGAGACCACGCAGGTTCGCGACCACGGCAAAGGTGCCGCGCTGTTCGGCTATTCGGAACTGTACGGGCAGATACCGGGCGGCCAAGCCGAATACCTCCGAGTGCCGCAGGCCCAGTTCACCCACATCAAAGTGCCTGAGGGACCGCCGGATTCGCGATTCGTCTACCTGTCGGACGTGCTGCCCACGGCGTGGCAGGCTGTCGCCTACGCCGACATTCCCGACGGCGGGAGCGTCACGGTGCTCGGGCTGGGGCCGATCGGCGACATGTGTGCGCGCATCGCCGAGCATCTCGGCTATCGGGTGATCGCCGTCGACCGGGTTCCCGAACGGTTGGCGCGGGCATCGGTGCGCGGTATCCACACCGTCGACCTCGACACCGTCGACGGCAGCATCGGCGACACCATCCGGGCGCTGACCGACGGCCGCGGCACCGACTCGGTGATCGATGCGGTGGGCATGGAGGCCCACGGATCGCCTGTGGCCCAGGCACTTCAGCGCATGACGGCGACGCTGCCCGACATGGTGGCCAAGCCGATGATGCAGAACTTCGGGGTCGATCGACTTCATGCGCTCTACTCGGCCATCGACATCGTCCGCCGCGGCGGGACCATCTCGTTGATCGGCGTGTACGGCGGCATGTCGGACCCGCTGCCGATGATGACGCTGTTCGACAAGCAGATCCAGCTACGCATGGGCCAGGCCAACGTCAAGAGATGGGTCGACGACATCCTGCCGCTGCTCGGCGACGACGATCCGCTGGGCGTCGACACCTTCGCCAGTCACGTTCTGCCCCTTGATGATGCACCACATGCCTACGACATCTTCCAGAAGAAAACGGACGGTGCCGTGAAGGTGATGCTCAAGCCGTGA
- a CDS encoding DUF58 domain-containing protein encodes MGKHLDAAKIHIGRDPGSLLEGGRYALIHTRSLEFDELRPYVPGDDVRDIDWKASSRSGHTLIKQFVSEKHHKIVVVADAGRNVSALAPSGELKKDIIMHVIGAIGLMTLRRSDEIGLVAGDRRGCIDTRLRRGETHIERMLHHYLQLAGESPARSDLLVQLQWLATHYRHRLLVFIVSDEPEISDALQNVLRSLTARHDVLWALVTDMPPVGSGTGRSYDAADGQFLLPPSALDRAVTEAYRRSEDERRQKLSDFLTLSGVPHARIGASTQIKPALTAMTGVYARAR; translated from the coding sequence ATGGGGAAACACCTCGACGCCGCGAAAATCCACATCGGCCGTGACCCGGGCAGCCTCCTGGAAGGCGGCCGCTACGCGCTGATCCACACCCGGAGCCTCGAGTTCGACGAACTACGCCCCTACGTCCCAGGCGACGACGTCCGGGACATCGATTGGAAGGCGAGTTCCCGGTCCGGCCACACCCTCATCAAGCAGTTCGTGTCCGAGAAGCACCACAAGATCGTGGTGGTCGCCGACGCCGGCCGAAACGTGTCGGCGCTCGCGCCGTCGGGAGAGCTCAAGAAGGACATCATCATGCACGTCATCGGCGCGATCGGACTCATGACGCTGCGCCGCTCCGACGAGATAGGCCTGGTGGCGGGAGACCGCCGTGGTTGTATCGACACCCGCCTGCGGCGTGGCGAGACGCATATCGAGCGCATGCTGCACCACTACCTGCAGCTCGCCGGCGAATCCCCCGCCCGCAGCGATCTGCTGGTCCAACTGCAATGGCTGGCCACGCATTACCGCCACCGGCTCCTGGTCTTCATCGTGTCCGACGAACCCGAGATCAGTGACGCGTTGCAGAACGTGCTGCGCTCACTGACCGCCCGGCACGACGTCCTGTGGGCGCTGGTGACCGACATGCCGCCGGTGGGATCCGGAACCGGCCGCAGCTACGACGCCGCCGATGGACAGTTCCTGCTACCGCCGTCCGCACTCGACCGCGCCGTCACCGAAGCCTACCGGCGATCGGAAGACGAACGGCGCCAGAAGCTTTCGGATTTCCTGACCCTGTCCGGCGTACCGCATGCGCGAATCGGCGCGAGCACCCAGATCAAACCCGCCCTGACGGCGATGACGGGGGTCTACGCACGTGCCAGATGA
- a CDS encoding flavin reductase family protein, giving the protein MKPETAFDDFVDLLDYPMFVVTVQADGQTAGCLVGFATQASIDPPRFLVGLSTANHTTSIARTATHLAVHLLPRDELKLAELFGGETGDAVDKFERCAWHVGPEGSAVLDSALAWFVGEIIARFDMGDHVGHLLAPVAGGDSGTGGKPVFFDDVKDLSPGTARRQG; this is encoded by the coding sequence ATGAAACCAGAGACCGCATTTGATGATTTCGTCGACCTGCTCGACTACCCGATGTTCGTGGTCACGGTGCAGGCCGACGGTCAGACCGCCGGATGCCTGGTGGGCTTCGCCACGCAGGCCAGCATCGACCCGCCGAGGTTCCTCGTCGGGCTGTCCACGGCGAATCACACGACCTCGATCGCGCGGACGGCCACTCACCTTGCGGTGCACCTGCTGCCGCGCGACGAGTTGAAGCTGGCCGAGCTGTTCGGCGGTGAGACCGGCGATGCCGTCGACAAATTCGAGCGCTGCGCCTGGCATGTCGGGCCGGAAGGCTCTGCGGTCCTCGATTCCGCGCTGGCCTGGTTCGTCGGCGAGATCATAGCGAGATTCGACATGGGCGACCACGTGGGCCATCTGCTGGCACCTGTCGCGGGCGGTGATTCCGGCACCGGGGGCAAGCCGGTGTTCTTCGACGATGTGAAGGATCTCAGCCCGGGCACGGCGCGTAGACAGGGCTGA